From the genome of Populus alba chromosome 10, ASM523922v2, whole genome shotgun sequence, one region includes:
- the LOC118043025 gene encoding NAC domain-containing protein 2 codes for MQGKTNSEQLPPGFRFHPTDEELIMYYLRNQATSRPCPASIISEVDIYKFDPWQLPEKADFGENEWYFFTPLDRKYPNGVRPNRATVSGYWKATGTDKAIHSGSKYVGVKKALVFYKGRPPKGTKTDWIMQEYRLNDPNKQASKQNGSMRLVLCRIYRKRHAIRHLEEKTENPVHAHLDATPANDAREQQMMKISRTCSLSHLLEMEYLGSISQLLSGDTYNSGFDSQNLMSDAFTDHVIKIQLGEMSPEHTDNGNFQGNQRGSTSLINQPLVTNPTVYGFQ; via the exons ATGCAAGGAAAAACCAACTCCGAGCAGCTTCCTCCTGGTTTTAGGTTCCACCCTACCGATGAGGAATTGATCATGTACTACCTTCGTAACCAAGCCACATCCAGGCCATGCCCTGCATCAATTATCTCAGAAGTTGATATTTACAAATTTGATCCTTGGCAATTACCTG AGAAAGCGGATTTTGGAGAAAATGAGTGGTACTTCTTCACCCCTCTCGACCGCAAGTATCCAAATGGAGTGAGGCCTAACAGAGCAACTGTGTCAGGGTATTGGAAGGCCACGGGCACAGATAAGGCCATCCATAGTGGCTCTAAATATGTTGGTGTCAAGAAAGCTCTTGTTTTTTACAAGGGCAGGCCACCTAAGGGTACTAAGACCGATTGGATTATGCAGGAGTATCGCTTAAATGATCCGAATAAGCAAGCCAGCAAGCAGAATGGATCCATGAGA CTAGTCCTATGCAGAATTTACAGGAAGAGGCATGCAATAAGACATTTGGAGGAGAAAACAGAAAATCCAGTACATGCCCATTTGGACGCCACCCCTGCTAATGATGCTAGAGAGCAACAGATGATGAAAATCTCAAGAACATGTTCTCTTTCTCATCTGTTGGAAATGGAGTACCTGGGTTCAATTTCCCAGCTCTTGAGTGGAGACACGTATAATTCTGGTTTTGATTCCCAGAACCTCATGAGCGATGCTTTCACTGACCATGTTATAAAAATTCAGCTAGGAGAGATGTCTCCCGAGCACACAGATAATGGCAATTTTCAAGGGAACCAGCGGGGCAGCACTTCTTTAATTAATCAGCCCCTAGTTACGAACCCAACGGTGTACGGATTCCAGTGA